In the genome of Acaryochloris sp. CCMEE 5410, the window AGCAAGAATAAGGGCGCTATCGGTAATCACTGCTGAGGGAGACTCTTCCAGACCCAGCTGGATCATTAGGTCCGCACGATTATCAATCCGGGCATCTGCCGTCAGCACTAAAGTTTGGGACGTATTGCTGAGGGGGAGGGTTTCAAACCGGGATTCTGGGGTGGTCTGTAATAAACAATGACCCAAGCCAACCCTATCTTGACTCCATTCATTGGTTCCATCCGGTCCCCGATGGGACAGGGATTGGACCATTTGATGCAAATAATCACGCCTTTCAGGGAGAGGGTGAGGATATACAAAGCCAGTAATTGCGCTCATGGGGGCAGAAGGATCAAAATTTAGACATCAGAAGCGGGGGCAATCTCTTTAATCATCAAAAATCCCTCTTGGATCAAGTTCTGGGCTAAGGACAATCGTCCAGCATCGTTAATCAAGCCACCGATGTCTTTGACGGCCAGATAGGGATGGTCAATTAGATCGGTCAGAGAAGCCGCTAGAAAAATAGGAAAGGTTAGACTTTTTTGGTAGAAGTTCAAAGCAATTTGGGTTGGACTTCTATCAACGGAGAAAAGAATATTAGGTCGGCGGGCAACAACAGAGTTGAGATTGAGCTGTGACAGATGAAGCAGATCTTGGAATCGACCTTGGTCTTCAGATTTGCGATCGCACAGAAATACCTTATGCTTCCGCTCTACCAGCTCTTCCGTCTTCACTTTACTCATTAGGGCCTGACTCAGGGTTTGAAACGACTCATAAAAAGCCTGCTGTTGCTCAGAACTGGAAAAACCGTGGGGAATCGCTTTCCGAAAAGCTGGGTCAGCCTGGGCGATGGTGACCAACTCCTCTAAGAGTTCATAGGCGAAGGTGGGATATAACCCTAGGGATGCATGCACGGAGGTGGTCTCTTGACTAGCCGCTTGATGGACTACCCCCCGAGGAATATAAAGCAAATCACCGGGCTGGAGCATCACCGTTAATTCTGGCTCCGCCAGTTCATGGCGGCCAATACTTTGATCTCGGATGTGAGAGGGAAGCTCAACAGGGGAATGGTAGAGTTTCCATTCCTTCGCCCCCGTAATTTGGAGAATAAACACATCATGTTCATCGTAATGAGGGGCTAAGCCCTGGGCCTGGGGAGGCGTGATATAGATATTGGTTCGTAGCTTAAACTTCAGCTCGCATTCTAGGGCACTACAAAAATGTCTCAGCTTGGGAATTTTCTTATGCGCCCCATTGATGGTCAAGGTTAAGCCCTGATGCAACAGGCTATAAAGCCTGTCGTTATTAATAAAATACTGTTGGGATTTTGAGTGGCGATCGCACCAGTCTTCCAGGCTGAGCTTATTACCCTGATCCACTAGGCGAAAGTTATTGTAATCCGCCAACAAAGCTTTGTTTTGCAGCAGGAGATCGATGTCATCTGGGTTTAAAACAGACTCATAAAATGAGGCATCATTCCTTGGCAAATACAGGGTTTTTGTTTCCCAATAAGTCTGGAAAAAATCCTCAATCGTGCAAGGAGAGATTAAACGGGCAAATTGAGACTCAACCTTCATGGGCCAGGATGTGATTTTCAACGAGGGTAGCAATGTCCGGCAGTAAGTCGAGGGAGGCTGGCCGTAAGAGACGCAAAAGCGGCACCTGTTGAGCCAAGAGCATTAGTTGCTTAAAATGGTTGGCTCCTCGCTCCTGCAATAAAGTTTGCTCAAAGCGGGTGACATAGGAGTTTTGCATCAAATGTTGAATAATCTCCTGGGGCGGTAACGGCTTAATGGCGACTTCATCCCCCTGTCCCAGCACAAAAATATATCGCAGGGGCAGAATGTCAGACATAAAGCCAGAAGAGAGCTGATGATTGCGCTTTTCTAAGCGGGCCCCTAATCGCGGTAAATCTTCGGGCTGCTTGCCAATACAGGTGACCGCATCAGGCCACAGCTTAATTTGTGGAAAGGCAGGCTGCACCTGAATTTGATGGCGTTGGACCTCTAGGGCCACCACATCATCCGCAATCAAGCTATGGCCCCGATCATGCAAGGTTGCTGCCATCGTGGATTTGCCCCATCGCTTTTGACCAATAAAGGCCACTGCTTCTCCTTCTAACGCCACAGCACTGGCATGGAGGACCAAAAATCCGCGTTGATGCAGCACAACTCCCATGATCGCCCCCAGAATAAAGAGTCGGAGACGATCCTCATCGAGATCAATCTCTAGATCAATCAGAACATCCTGGCCTTCCTGAATCAAAAACGTACCCACCCCTTGCCAATATAAATACATTCCTGAATCGGTATTTTGATAGCAATGCAGGGTGTTTCCCGTCTGCAAAGGACTATCGGTAATGGCATCGAAATGAATCCAGACATCCGCATCCGTTGCCAGGGTGGGAATCAGTTCTGGCAGTTTAATTTCAGACTGAAGGGTCAAGCCATAGGCTGAATAAAAGTGGGACATAGCAATTAGCGGCTATCCAGACTCAAAGAATAACGTTTTTAAGGGATTTTTGCCTTCAGCAGTCAGGGTGACCTATGGGAGCAAAGTAGCAGATCATCAGCGGGACAAACCTGCAGATTGAAACCGCCCTTACCGTTGGTCCCTAGGCAGTAATTTCTTGAGTTTGGATCTTAGTTTTTTGAGCAAGGGTTGAGGGGGTTGAGGCTCGTTTGCCGTAAACAGTTTATAAATTAATGCTTCGAACCGGGGATTTGGCGCCATAGAGTCCGGATGAATGATGGCATCTAAATTCAAATTAAAGGTTGGCAACTCATTTAAACCTTGGTTCCCTTGGGTATGACTGCCTTGAGTGCCAATATTGGAAATCAGATTGACCTTCGGTACAACGGTGAGACCGTCCTGAGCGAGACAAGAATAAAACCATGGAATATCCCAAACCTGTTGGTTCTGATAGGCCCAGTCAAATAATTGGGTCACCCAATCCGTGAGGGCCTGTTGCTCAAAAAATTGGGGTTGGGTTTGCTTGAACTGGGGCCATCCCGTCATTTTGAGGTCGTTGTCTTGCCACGCTCTGCGCCAAGAGGCCCATCCCCAAGACACAAAAAATTTAGAGAAGGCATAGGTCTGGGGAATAGAAAGGGTATCTCGCAAAAAATTACTCCCCGAGATGGTCTTGACTTGGGATTGATGGCGGTATTGAGCTAACATCGCTTGGCAAAATGGGAAAAAGCTGGGATGGGGAAGACAGTCATCTTCTAAAATGATTGCTTCTTCCACCTGAGAGAACACCCAATTTAACCCCTGGACATTACAACACCGCCCTCCCAAGTTCGAGTCGGCAAAACGAGTGAACACCTCGCATTCCCAATTCACTTGATCAACAATCGCTCTTGCTTGTTGGCATAAATCGTCATCCTCAGGCACATCAGCTCTCGGACCATCCGCAACGATAAACAAGGTTGACGGTTTGACTTGGGCAATCGCCGCAAATACCTGATGCGAATAGTGCGGACGATTGAAAATATGAAGGGCAACGGGAGTGGGAAAAAGCATGGGAGAAGCAGAATTCAGACAAACCAGCTGACAATGGTGAAGCGCTCACCGTGGGTGACCGGTTTAACTTCATGCCAGAGATCGGATCGGAAGGCGATCAGCTGGCCTTGTTCCGGTTCTAGGGGAAAACCATAGTTTTGACCGCGAGCATCGTTGAGTAATCCGTAGAGGGCTAAGGCTCCCCCTCCAAAGGTCTGAGGTCTAGGCTCAGCAGACATGCCGTTGAGAAAAATAATTAAAGACACTAATCGATTTTTTTCAAACTTGGAGCCCGGTAGGCTCGGATCGATCACATCTCGATGCAGGCCAAAAAAGTCGCCCACTTGATAGCGGTAGCAGGAGGGAGGTTCAAGGGCATGGAGTTGAACCTCAAAATGAGTTTCTAATCGCGGTTTGATGGCCATTAAGCGCTCACGAATACCCTTGATCGTGGCTGGGCTGATTTGCAACTGGCCTGTTTTCCGCCGACTATCATCGGTCACAGCCTCCCCGTATCGGGTAAGACGAGCAGGCTCACAGGGGCAGGTCTGTGCTTCCGTGAGGTAAGACTCACAGAATTGTGGTTCTAAAAAGTCAGGGTCTACAAATACTCCCAAGCGTTCAAAAAAGTCAGCCCTTGGCATTGCTCTGAACCTTTTATTCAGTGATAAAAAAATATTTAATATTTTAGGTCAAGTCCCCAGAGGATGGGACTTAGATTTTGGACTCAAACGATGGCATCGGCGTAAAGCGAGATAAGTCCTTCACAAAACCCATGATCACTTGCCCTTGTAGTTCAACCCAGGCATGGGCTTCAAGGGAATGATCCTCTGCTTTTGCTACCCCAATTTTTAGCTCGGGTTCATAGCCTCGTCGGCAAATTAAGACTTGCGTAACAAGGGCTCGGGCTAAACATTTCACGTGTCCTGGCATAAAGCGGCTACTGGTATTCACTGCCCAGACCACTTTTCCGACAGTTCTACGACTAATCTTTCTGAGGGTAGGGGGTTGATAGTAGGCAGGGGGGTTGTGAAAATTGACCAGCCATTTCTGCAGGATTTTGAAAGGGAGCAACCACAATCCCAATCGAACCAAACCCAACAAAACGTAGGTTTTGATCAGGAGAGTGCGATCGCAACTTTGCAACCGCAAAAATTTAAGCAGTGGCGACATCTTTGATCTCAATCAAATCTGATTCAACCATTTCATTTAGCAACCTGAGGACATCTTGTTCACACTGATCTGACTCAACTTCGTACTGGTCCAAAATTTGGTCGCAGATGTCTTTAACGGAGCGAGGTTGCTGAACTAAATTCCAAATACTTGCACCCACTTCATTCAAACCGAAGTACATTCCTGTCTTCAGGTTGAGAATTACTGATTCCCCTGCTAAGTCAGATGAGACTTGCTCTGGGGTCGCAACAACCGTTGTATTCGTTGAAATAGTGGTAGTCAAACTCATAACCCTTTAAAACAATTAAATAATGCAGATTTCGTATAAGTTAGCACAGATATTTTATATTTATCCGTAGGAATTAAAACATTTAAGGATTAGCTTTGGCGTGATTGTAGCCCTGCTTTCCGCTAAAAGACCTAGACCTATTTTAAACGGTATTGATGATGCCACTGCCAGACTGTATTACTGCAACTTACTGATTGGAATGGCAGAACTTTTCAACGCAGCGCACAAAAATCTCCACACCCATAGCTAAGGCAGTCTCATCAAAATCGAACTGGGGATGGTGATGGGGATAGGCTAAGCCGCGATCGGCGTTGGCTGAGCCTAAAAAGAAGTAACAGCCCGGCACCTCTTGTAAAAAGAAGGACATGTCTTCTCCACCCATGGTTTGGCAATTGGGAACCACGCCTGTCGGTGTTTCAATCACTTCAGTACTGACGGAGCGAATCAAATCTGCGATCGCAGCATCGTTAATCACGGGGGGATACAGTCGCCAGTAATTGAGGTCGTAGGTGGCTCCCCAGCTTTGGCAAATCCCTGTGAGAATATCCTGCATGCGTGGCTCAATCAGATGGGCCAATTCTGGATCAAAGTAGCGAACCGTACCGCTCATAAAGCTGGAGTCAGCAATTACATTAGACGCGGTACCTGCATGGAGCTGTCCGATAGTCACTACGGCTGAATCGAGGGGATTGACATGGCGAGCCACAATCGCTTGCAGGGCGTTGACGATTTGAGCGCTAATCACTACTGCATCAGTGGTTTGATGGGGCATGGCTCCATGGCCTCCCTTGCCCTGAATCTTGCATTCAAATAAATCCACAGCAGCCATCAGTGGACCCGATTTCACCCCAACCGTACCGAGGGGAAGGTTATTCCATAGGTGGAGGCCAATAATGGCATCGACTTGCGGGTTTTGCAGAACACCTGCTTCAATCATGGGCTTGGCCCCACCGGGAGACTCTTCCGCAGGCTGGAAAATGATCTTGACCGTACCGGCAAAGTCTTGGCGATGCTGAGATAAGTAGCGAGCGGTTCCTAGGGCAATGGCCGTATGCCCATCATGGCCACAGGCATGCATCACTCCATCATGGCGTGACCGATAGGAAACCGTATTCTCTTCCTGAATGGGCAAGGCATCCATATCGGCGCGAATGGCTAATACTGGCCCCAGTTGCTCTCCAACGATGGTAGCCATTATGCCCGTTTCAGCAATGGCAGTTTGATGTGCAATGCCCCATTCTGTCAGGCGTTGAGCAACAAATTCAGCAGTAAGATGCTCTTTGAATCCAAGTTCTGGGTATTGATGCAGATGCCGTCGCCAAGACACCAAGTCCAGTTGTTGGATATCAGAACGAATAGAGGTATCAGATGGAGGAGAAGACAGCATGATGCTTTTACCAAAGCGGGGAAATGGCCTATTACCTTCCTAGAATACTATTCCTAGAATTTTCAAAACCGTTAATCCAAGAGCCATGGTGGCTACAATCACCAAGAGAAGCATGGCCTAGCTTGTTGTTTCAAATAGGGATGTAGCATTCTTGTGTATAACCATTAGAGAAGCATTCGTTCAAAAATTATTAGTCTGTTGACAAAAGATAGTGAGATTTACTTTGCATACTCTGCTTCACTTCGTGTTATTGATGCACCGGAGCTCCACGCCGAGATTGAAAAGGTGACTGGTTTGAAACCTTCACACGTCCACATCAGAGGCGAGAGCGTAAATAAAAGATCCAAACGTCGCTGGGAAAACGACATCTGGCTTCTATCATCTCCATTGCAAGAGACAGTCGAATTATCGGAACATCTCAACTGGTTGTGGCAACAAACACAACCACATCAGGTCTATCTTCGCTCCCTCATAAAATCTGGCGTGAAAGTAGATATTTTTTGTGGCTACAGATCCAATTGTGACCACAGTGGGTTCGGAGTTAACCCCAGTGCAATTGAGATTGCTAAGGAGTTGGACGTCAGACTAGAATTCTCCGTTATTATTACGTGATAAATATTTTCAACCCAGTATGTGGTGTTGTGGTCAAATATACCCTGCATAAAACAAGCGGGCCTTGTGTCCTGGACTCTTCACATGCCTCAAATATAGGGCTTTAAGTCACAGCATATAGCTGATCTGCCAGTGTAGAGATCTCATTTTTCATCGTTAATCGATCTAGCCAATGGCTAGGAATACCCTGCACACCATAGAAAGCACCTGCCAACTGCCCACAGATAGCAGCCGTAGTATCCGCGTCATCTCCTAAATTAGTCGCCTTCAAAACCGCCTGTTCAAAGTTTTCTGAGGTCCAGAAACACCAAAGAGCCGCTTCTAGACTTTCGACCACATAGCCTGAACCGCGAATCTCCATGACTGTTTTACGTTGATATTCTCCCTTAGCGATAGCTCGTATCGACCGAGAGGTTATCTCATCTAAATCATGTCCGACTAGAATTTCTTCTTTTTTAGCCCCAGAAAGCGCCCGGAAGAGCATGTCGCCAAATAAGCGACTGGCCTCAACACATTCCGTTGCTCCATGCGTGGTGCGCGAACTTTCGCCAGAAAAATACACGGTGCGATCGCGATCGGGGTAACAGAACATTGGTACCGGAGCCAAGCGCATCAAACACCCATTCCCAGCCGATTTGGGATGTGTAGAACCACTAAACGGGTTCCCTGTCTTCTTGTATTGGTTTAAAGCTTGTGTGACCGTATTGCCAATATCAAAACAGGTGCCCGTACTGCTCAGATAGCCGTTCTCATACCAGTCACAATAGCGATTCATTTGATCCGCCGCATCAAATTGTCCCTTTTCAATCAGACTCGTGGCCAGACATAACGCCATGGAGGTATCGTCGGTCCATTGCCCCGGCTCCAGATAAAACGGACCGCCGCCCACCATATCGGTAACAGGTGCAAAAGTCCCTCGGGGTTGAAATTCTACAGTGGTGCCAACTGCATCGCCAACCGCCAGTCCTAATAAACATCCTCTGAATCGTTCGGATATATCCATTCTCTGCTCCTCAAATCCATGACTGCTCATTATATTCGGCCAAAAAATTTGAAGCGATATCAATGGTATGGACTGCAACCCACCCCTCATCTATGAAGGTCGAGGTAGTAAAAGGTTACTTCATTGCTTGCTCAGGCTGGGTGGCTTACGTCATTGCCATTCAAAATCACATCACCCTGAGCTTAAATCTGCAAACAACCTAATCTTGTTTCAGAGCTGGAGAATCTCTGCTAACATAAATACGCTTTAGGGCTTGTAGCTCAGTGGACTAGAGCACGTGGCTTCGGACCACGGTGTCGGGGGTTCGAATCCCTCCTGGCCCGTTTTTAATCAACTCAAGTGCCATCGCTTGAGTTGATTGTTGTTTCTTGAGTTAACCTCACAGTATGGGTGTTCGAGTTCGTCAGCACGTTAACCCCCTGAGCAAAAAATTCCAACATGCGATCGCACCCCCGGATTGGCCTGCAATCTTCGCCCAGCCAGAGCAACCCCTTTACTTAGATATTGGCTGTGCCCGTGGGCAGTTTTTACTGGAGATGGCTCAACTGCGCCCCCACCATAATTTCCTAGGCGTCGAAATTCGGCGGCCCATGGTTAAATCTGCCCTGAAACGTCGGGATGCCTTACAACTCACCAATCTCCATTTTCTGTTCGGCAATATCAATACGTCCCTCGATTCTCTAGTAGGTGCTCAAGCGGTTACGGGTGTGACAATCCAATTTCCTGACCCTTGGTTTAAGCGTCGCCATCAAAAACGGCGCGTCGTCCAACCCCAGTTAGTGAATGAACTCGCCATTTGCCTTAAACCAGAGGGATTATTGCTGATCCAATCAGATGTGTTGGAGGTGGCGATTGATATGTGCGATCGCATCGCCGAACATCCTGCCTTTACAGGCACAACACCGCCCCACCATTGGCTAGCAGAAAACCCTTTCCCCGCTGCAACTGAGCGAGAAAAGTTGACTTTATCAGAAGGGTTACCGGTCTATCGTTATTTATTTCAAAGGCGAGTCGAGCCAGAGTCTAAATAATCGTGTTATCCGGAATCTCAACATTCTTCAGCACCACAACAATACCGCTGCGGATGTAAAAGCCATGCTCCTCCTGGTTGGACTCCTCAACATTGTCCTTATTGACGATTTTGACGTTGCGGCCAATGCGGGCATTTTTATCAATAATGGCGCGACTAATCTTTGTATTCTCACCAATGCCGATGGGGATACTCGTATCACCCATTCCTGAGGCCCGCTCTGCAAAAGGCTGATAATAGTCAGCACCCATCACCAAAGCATTATCCAGGGTGCAGCCGGATTCGACCCGCGATCTCACGCCCAATACCGAGCGATTAATCTGGCAATTTTTGATAATGCAGCCTTCCGCAATCATCGATTCCGTCACATGGCAATCGAGCTGCTTGGTCGGAGGCAAGTAGCGAGAGCGGGTGTAAATAGGCGATTTTTCGTCATAAAAACTAAAGGGAGGTTGAGGCTGGCGGGTTAACGCTAAGTTCGCCTCATAAAACGCTTCAATCGTCCCAATATCTTCCCAATAATCATTGAAGAGATAGGCTTGGACATTGTAGTCCTTCGCTGAACTAGGGATAATCTCCTTACCGAAGTCGGTGGAATCCGGTGAATTCTTGAGCAGATCAATCAAGACATCTTTCTTAAAGACATAGATGCCCATTGAGGCAATAAACGGCTTTTCTTGGGCTTCTTCTGGGGTCAGTCCGAGGGTGGTGGTATCCACCTTCATCCGCTCCAGTTCTTCGCCTTGGGGCTTCTCACTAAAATCAACCACACGCCCCGACGACTCATCAATTTTCATCAAGCCAAACGCAGGGGCACGATAGGCATCAATGGGCAGTACAGACAGGGTAATATCTGCATTCGTACTCCGATGGCGCTCAATAAAGACGCTATAGTCCATTCGATACAGGTGATCCCCAGATAAAATCAGGATTTCATCCACATCCCGCTGTTCGGCAAACATCCACATATATTGGCGAACAGCATCTGCTGTTCCTTGAAACCAATTGGGATTTTCAGGGGTTTGTTGAGCAGCCAGCACCTCAGCAAAACCATCGCTAAAGCTGGAGAAATGATAGGTTTGGGAAATGTGGCGATTCAAAGATGCAGAGTTAAACTGCGTCATCACATAAATTTTGTTGATTTCCGAATTGATACAGTTACTCATCGGAATATCAATGAGGCGATACTTACCTGCTAAAGACACCGCAGGCTTTGCACGCTGCTTGGTAAGAGGATATAGGCGTGTACCAGCACCACCACCCAAAACAATTGCTAGAACTCTATTCATACTTTAAATGACACCTTCACTGCCTATCGCCTCCACACTCCAGTGTCGGACGGTCCGTTACAGTTGACAAGGGCAAATTAGTTAAGAGCTATGGTTCGATCGCGTTCAAATCTTCCAGGGCTGTCTGAATAGATTGAGTCAATTCATCCACGGCTTTCTTGGCTCCCTTGCGGTTGGCACTATAGGTAGGCCACAAGTCCGTCACGGATATGGGATCGCTAATGGTCAGCTTCAAGGATTGGGCACCGAGCTGTGGTGGGGAATGGGAATCGCCTCCCTGCATGAAGGTCATGATTTTCCACACAATCAGCACAATCTCGGCAAATCGATCCCCCGTTGGTTTTTCCAAAATATAGTTACCACTCACCATTGTGAGTCGCTCAACCATGCGCATATGTCCGATGCGGAGGCTTGCCTCTTGGGCTAACCAATCCGCCATGCCATGCTCCAAGGGGGTCAGCTGCTCCAAGTCTTGCCGATAGATGCGATCAAAACTCGCCTGTTCGAGACGTCGGCAGCGATCCACGATCTCCCCTTTGGCCGTGATGCCGAAATAAGATTCAGCAGCCTGCAGGGCAATATCTAATTGTTGCTTGAGTTGAAAGGCCAGTTTGGCATTGCGATCAGACGGATCATAGGGCAATGGGTCCACCACGGGCCGAGACAGATGATAGTACTTGCTATAAAACCGATCCATTTCAGCCAACAGACACTCACCCAAGCGCAGGACTCGACCATATAAAACATCTTTTTCAGGATCCTTAAGTAGGCCGGATGGTATCACTTCGGCAGTCAACTCCATTTGATCTTCTAGCTGCCCAAGTAAATTCTTAATCGCTTTCCAAGGCGGAGAAACATACCGATACCGAATCCGTAACGGCACAATATAAACCGATTCCGACCGGTTCGCTTTTAGTAGATCTTCGATACACCAAAAGCCCATTTGGGCGACCCCTGGCTCTAGCGGACTCACCAGCTCATTATGTTCGTTGGTGCCTCCTTCTGGAGCGATGGCAATGGGATAAGGGCTATTGGCAAAGATGTCCCGGGCTGCTCGCAAGCCCACCCGATCGGCTTTCCCCCTCAGAATCGGTGTCCCCCCCAATCTCGGGAATAACCAAGACACAAATTCTCCTGCCCACAACGGAATACCACGGTCATACATAAAGTGGCTGTAGGTGGGTCTTTTAAACCGAATACCCGATTTGTGCGCTTCCTTGGGGACGAGCCGCCACAGCATATAAGACATGGCAAAGGGATCTTTGGTACTAGGATGCCGGAAGGCCATCAAGAACCGAGTATTACCGGCCTGGAATTCTTGGTACAGCTTGACTAAAACCTCTAAGTTTTCGGCCTCGACAGACGTCACAGAGAGTTTCCAGGGCATCCAGACTGGTAACAAAAATCGGACAGTTTCGATCACCCAAGGCGTGAGACGTTGCGGAATAAATGCTAAAGGCGGTTGAGCTTTAGAAACGAACTTGGGCAAGGATAGCAGCTCCCTATTCAGGTTTAGTTGATCACGCTACCCTAAGAGAATAGCTTGTTTATATTGGACGACAAGACTGAACTGTATGGCCGAAACACCCCTCCAGCGACCCACGACAACCGTTGTTTTGGCGATGAGTGCAGACGGCAAAATTGCCGATGCCCAACATTCTCCCCCTGAGTTTGGGTCTGATGAAGATTATGCCCATTTAGAGCGACAAGTTGCGGCTGCAGATGGCATACTTTTTGGATCGGCCACCCTCAAAGCTGGGGAAACCGCCATGCGAGTGGTGACCCAAGCTCTCATTAATGCCCGTTTAGAACGAGGCCAGCCCGAACAACCTGCCCAAATTGTCTGTACGCGGTCGGGGGATTTAGACCCCAACCTTAAATTCTTCCAACAAGCCGTCCCCCATTGGTTGGTCACCACCCAGGCCGGTGGCCAATCTTGGCAAGGGACCTCCCATTTCGAGCAAATTTTCACCTATGAAACGGCTGACCAATCCATCGATTGGGGGTCAACACTAGCAGCAATGCCTGCCTTAGGCATTCACAAAATAGCCGTCCTAGGGGGCGGCCAAATTGTGGCTGCCCTATTGGCGGAAGATCTGATTGACGAACTTCACCTAACCGTTTGCCCACTCTTAATTGGTGGAACGTCCACTCCCACCCCTGTGGCAGGTCAAGGCTGGCTACAGCAAGATGCACCTGGGTTGGAGCTGCTTTCTGTTAAGCAAGTTGAGAACGAGTTGTTTTTGCACTATCGTCGTCGTCGTTAGGAAGCGTCTTCTAGCGCAATACTCGGGGTCAGGTTTTGCTAACCACGATTACTCTGAATCAGACTCGTCTTCATCTGCATTGGCGGTAGGACCCTCATGCTTAAGAGTCAGGTAGCGAATTACCTGTTCGCTAATGCGCATTTCACGTTCTAATTTTGCGATCGCATGCCCCTGACC includes:
- a CDS encoding M20 family metallopeptidase — translated: MLSSPPSDTSIRSDIQQLDLVSWRRHLHQYPELGFKEHLTAEFVAQRLTEWGIAHQTAIAETGIMATIVGEQLGPVLAIRADMDALPIQEENTVSYRSRHDGVMHACGHDGHTAIALGTARYLSQHRQDFAGTVKIIFQPAEESPGGAKPMIEAGVLQNPQVDAIIGLHLWNNLPLGTVGVKSGPLMAAVDLFECKIQGKGGHGAMPHQTTDAVVISAQIVNALQAIVARHVNPLDSAVVTIGQLHAGTASNVIADSSFMSGTVRYFDPELAHLIEPRMQDILTGICQSWGATYDLNYWRLYPPVINDAAIADLIRSVSTEVIETPTGVVPNCQTMGGEDMSFFLQEVPGCYFFLGSANADRGLAYPHHHPQFDFDETALAMGVEIFVRCVEKFCHSNQ
- the trmB gene encoding tRNA (guanosine(46)-N7)-methyltransferase TrmB: MGVRVRQHVNPLSKKFQHAIAPPDWPAIFAQPEQPLYLDIGCARGQFLLEMAQLRPHHNFLGVEIRRPMVKSALKRRDALQLTNLHFLFGNINTSLDSLVGAQAVTGVTIQFPDPWFKRRHQKRRVVQPQLVNELAICLKPEGLLLIQSDVLEVAIDMCDRIAEHPAFTGTTPPHHWLAENPFPAATEREKLTLSEGLPVYRYLFQRRVEPESK
- a CDS encoding 2OG-Fe(II) oxygenase, which produces MPRADFFERLGVFVDPDFLEPQFCESYLTEAQTCPCEPARLTRYGEAVTDDSRRKTGQLQISPATIKGIRERLMAIKPRLETHFEVQLHALEPPSCYRYQVGDFFGLHRDVIDPSLPGSKFEKNRLVSLIIFLNGMSAEPRPQTFGGGALALYGLLNDARGQNYGFPLEPEQGQLIAFRSDLWHEVKPVTHGERFTIVSWFV
- a CDS encoding DUF4279 domain-containing protein encodes the protein MTKDSEIYFAYSASLRVIDAPELHAEIEKVTGLKPSHVHIRGESVNKRSKRRWENDIWLLSSPLQETVELSEHLNWLWQQTQPHQVYLRSLIKSGVKVDIFCGYRSNCDHSGFGVNPSAIEIAKELDVRLEFSVIIT
- a CDS encoding cupin domain-containing protein, with the translated sequence MKVESQFARLISPCTIEDFFQTYWETKTLYLPRNDASFYESVLNPDDIDLLLQNKALLADYNNFRLVDQGNKLSLEDWCDRHSKSQQYFINNDRLYSLLHQGLTLTINGAHKKIPKLRHFCSALECELKFKLRTNIYITPPQAQGLAPHYDEHDVFILQITGAKEWKLYHSPVELPSHIRDQSIGRHELAEPELTVMLQPGDLLYIPRGVVHQAASQETTSVHASLGLYPTFAYELLEELVTIAQADPAFRKAIPHGFSSSEQQQAFYESFQTLSQALMSKVKTEELVERKHKVFLCDRKSEDQGRFQDLLHLSQLNLNSVVARRPNILFSVDRSPTQIALNFYQKSLTFPIFLAASLTDLIDHPYLAVKDIGGLINDAGRLSLAQNLIQEGFLMIKEIAPASDV
- a CDS encoding lasso peptide biosynthesis B2 protein; the protein is MSPLLKFLRLQSCDRTLLIKTYVLLGLVRLGLWLLPFKILQKWLVNFHNPPAYYQPPTLRKISRRTVGKVVWAVNTSSRFMPGHVKCLARALVTQVLICRRGYEPELKIGVAKAEDHSLEAHAWVELQGQVIMGFVKDLSRFTPMPSFESKI
- a CDS encoding lasso peptide biosynthesis PqqD family chaperone; the encoded protein is MSLTTTISTNTTVVATPEQVSSDLAGESVILNLKTGMYFGLNEVGASIWNLVQQPRSVKDICDQILDQYEVESDQCEQDVLRLLNEMVESDLIEIKDVATA
- a CDS encoding glucose-1-phosphate adenylyltransferase; this encodes MNRVLAIVLGGGAGTRLYPLTKQRAKPAVSLAGKYRLIDIPMSNCINSEINKIYVMTQFNSASLNRHISQTYHFSSFSDGFAEVLAAQQTPENPNWFQGTADAVRQYMWMFAEQRDVDEILILSGDHLYRMDYSVFIERHRSTNADITLSVLPIDAYRAPAFGLMKIDESSGRVVDFSEKPQGEELERMKVDTTTLGLTPEEAQEKPFIASMGIYVFKKDVLIDLLKNSPDSTDFGKEIIPSSAKDYNVQAYLFNDYWEDIGTIEAFYEANLALTRQPQPPFSFYDEKSPIYTRSRYLPPTKQLDCHVTESMIAEGCIIKNCQINRSVLGVRSRVESGCTLDNALVMGADYYQPFAERASGMGDTSIPIGIGENTKISRAIIDKNARIGRNVKIVNKDNVEESNQEEHGFYIRSGIVVVLKNVEIPDNTII
- a CDS encoding ADP-ribosylglycohydrolase family protein, whose translation is MDISERFRGCLLGLAVGDAVGTTVEFQPRGTFAPVTDMVGGGPFYLEPGQWTDDTSMALCLATSLIEKGQFDAADQMNRYCDWYENGYLSSTGTCFDIGNTVTQALNQYKKTGNPFSGSTHPKSAGNGCLMRLAPVPMFCYPDRDRTVYFSGESSRTTHGATECVEASRLFGDMLFRALSGAKKEEILVGHDLDEITSRSIRAIAKGEYQRKTVMEIRGSGYVVESLEAALWCFWTSENFEQAVLKATNLGDDADTTAAICGQLAGAFYGVQGIPSHWLDRLTMKNEISTLADQLYAVT